A genomic window from Nocardioides rotundus includes:
- a CDS encoding cobalt-precorrin-6A reductase — MPTVLLLGGTAEARELAALLVDSGIDVTSSLAGRVADPRLPVGPVRIGGYGGAEGLRRHLVEQRVTHVVDATHPFAAGISANAAAACAAAGVPLVRLERPGWAAVPGSDAWHWVADHDGAAAAAAALGSRPFLTTGRQSLDRFTGPLAEADVLVRVVDEPDLALPPRWRVRRDRGPYDLDGERAVLEDRDVLVTKDSGGTWTWPKMQAATELDVPVVVVRRPPAPPGVPTVHDAREVLIRLG; from the coding sequence GTGCCCACCGTCCTGCTGCTCGGCGGAACCGCCGAGGCGCGCGAGCTCGCCGCGCTGCTCGTCGACTCCGGGATCGACGTGACCTCCTCGCTCGCCGGCCGGGTGGCGGACCCGCGGCTGCCCGTCGGGCCGGTCCGGATCGGGGGGTACGGCGGCGCCGAGGGCCTCCGGCGCCACCTCGTCGAGCAGCGGGTCACCCACGTCGTGGACGCCACCCATCCCTTCGCGGCGGGCATCAGCGCCAACGCGGCGGCGGCGTGCGCGGCGGCGGGCGTCCCGCTGGTGCGGCTGGAGCGGCCGGGCTGGGCCGCCGTACCCGGCTCGGATGCCTGGCACTGGGTCGCCGACCACGACGGGGCCGCCGCGGCCGCGGCCGCGCTGGGGAGCCGGCCGTTCCTCACCACCGGCCGGCAGTCGCTGGACCGGTTCACCGGCCCGCTCGCCGAGGCCGACGTCCTCGTCCGGGTGGTCGACGAGCCCGACCTCGCCCTCCCGCCGCGGTGGCGAGTGCGGCGCGACCGCGGCCCCTACGACCTCGACGGCGAGCGGGCCGTCCTGGAGGACCGCGACGTGTTGGTCACCAAGGACTCCGGCGGCACCTGGACCTGGCCCAAGATGCAGGCCGCGACCGAGCTCGACGTACCCGTGGTCGTGGTGCGCCGCCCACCCGCGCCGCCGGGCGTCCCGACGGTGCACGATGCCCGCGAGGTGCTCATCCGGCTCGGCTGA
- a CDS encoding cobyrinate a,c-diamide synthase, translating to MSLPRLVVAAPASGHGKTTVATGLMAALRRAGHTVSGHKVGPDYIDPGYHALATGRPGRNLDPYLVGEQRIVPLLLHGAAGADIAVVEGVMGLFDGRLGADGFASTAHVATLTGSPVLLVVDVSHASRTIAAMVHGLRTWSPEVDIAGVILNKAGTERHAEEVRRALGDAVPVLGVLRRDDGIEAPSRHLGLVPAEERADAARALDRLADQVAERVDLDAVVRLARGARDLAGEPWSAAEAIGEEPCAPARIAVAGGRSFTFRYAETTELLEAAGAEVTTLDPLADRALPDGTTGLYLGGGFPEMHAAVLGANAPLLADVRRRVAGGLPTVAECAGLLYLCRSVRGPAGEPARMAGVIDVDAAMAPRLTLGYREATATGDDLLSRSGERVTAHEFHRTALSGEPAGRPAWWLPQRVAAGVATPTLHASYLHVHWAGHPHLARRFVSRAG from the coding sequence GTGAGTCTGCCGCGGCTGGTCGTCGCCGCCCCCGCGAGCGGCCACGGCAAGACCACCGTCGCCACCGGGCTGATGGCGGCGCTGCGCCGCGCGGGCCACACGGTCAGCGGCCACAAGGTGGGGCCCGACTACATCGACCCCGGCTACCACGCCCTGGCCACGGGTCGCCCGGGCCGCAACCTGGACCCCTACCTCGTGGGCGAGCAGCGGATCGTGCCACTCCTCCTGCACGGCGCCGCCGGCGCCGACATCGCCGTCGTCGAGGGCGTCATGGGCCTCTTCGACGGTCGGCTCGGCGCCGACGGGTTCGCCTCGACCGCGCACGTCGCGACCCTGACCGGCAGCCCGGTGCTGCTGGTCGTCGACGTCTCCCACGCCTCTCGCACCATCGCCGCGATGGTGCACGGCCTGCGCACCTGGTCGCCCGAGGTCGACATCGCCGGCGTGATCCTCAACAAGGCCGGCACGGAGCGACACGCGGAGGAGGTACGGCGCGCCCTGGGCGACGCCGTACCCGTGCTCGGGGTGCTCCGCCGCGACGACGGCATCGAGGCGCCCTCGCGCCACCTCGGCCTGGTCCCCGCCGAGGAGCGGGCCGACGCGGCGCGAGCGCTGGACCGGCTCGCCGACCAGGTGGCCGAGCGCGTCGACCTGGACGCGGTGGTCCGGCTCGCCCGCGGCGCGCGAGACCTCGCCGGGGAGCCGTGGTCGGCCGCCGAGGCGATCGGCGAGGAGCCGTGCGCGCCCGCGCGGATCGCCGTCGCCGGCGGACGCTCGTTCACCTTCCGCTACGCCGAGACCACCGAGCTGCTCGAGGCGGCGGGCGCCGAGGTCACCACGCTGGACCCGCTGGCCGACCGGGCGCTGCCCGACGGCACGACCGGGCTCTACCTCGGCGGCGGCTTCCCCGAGATGCATGCCGCCGTGCTGGGGGCGAACGCCCCGCTGCTGGCCGACGTACGACGCCGCGTGGCCGGCGGGCTGCCCACGGTCGCGGAGTGCGCGGGGCTGCTCTACCTGTGCCGCAGCGTGCGCGGTCCGGCCGGGGAGCCGGCGCGGATGGCCGGGGTGATCGACGTGGACGCGGCGATGGCCCCGCGGCTCACGCTCGGATACCGCGAGGCGACCGCGACCGGCGACGACCTGCTGTCCAGGTCGGGCGAGCGGGTCACCGCGCACGAGTTCCACCGCACCGCCCTCTCCGGCGAGCCCGCGGGGCGGCCCGCCTGGTGGCTGCCGCAGCGCGTGGCGGCCGGGGTGGCGACGCCGACCCTGCACGCGTCGTACCTGCACGTGCACTGGGCCGGCCACCCGCACCTGGCGCGGCGCTTCGTCAGCCGAGCCGGATGA